From the Astyanax mexicanus isolate ESR-SI-001 chromosome 9, AstMex3_surface, whole genome shotgun sequence genome, one window contains:
- the n4bp1 gene encoding NEDD4-binding protein 1: protein MSTTRPLPGMKRNTEVNYSVPPGSSHSPTPSRHSAEPLTVDEFTVHEDRETELKCTKPRVEKVFQVAFTIIGLLDHTGAHGSKDSRQIWLQLKGKKEDVAKAKEFVKGLCDPELKKEERYPVDMHCIFAGARGLFLDRLLRDTSAEVHVLEPGRLRLLGRAEAVVMAQSRVQQFVTLFQEKRSLPADREPLVKRTFKTFVEERADKYTMELLLLPSPLKEELLGLVQRPTQTDAIIDLDQDRSQTSTPVTELSNRILGATFEDRTARPTQDLVLNGRPTHKRRSSESEQRDTKRQYSLERRDEEQDRDRQYEASQTRTKTPAKGTLPLESIEILDEGEAVSPETNLRCLVNFFRNMGYQQEVVERVVRETGQTEDTYLLLERIVQESQRSPGMQGVQYTSGYATDSSPSFNTSSISTSTSTYAQAKEKERLQERVQERVQGRALTEIKSKDNIRVLSTNGFNQKRQQAIIVLDDEEDEDIGRKSRTVGPLDLKSDSRFGYLARGGSQTVGRVPMETVTMLRSSSQGPPGTETRPSCSYQTIAGRVLLPHPEPTALSKPLLLTGVSRFQQSLQTPYRLVLPNEPGRPELRHIIIDGSNVAMAHGLHRMFSCRGIAIAVEAFWQRGHREITVFVPQWRQKKDPTVTEPHFLNQLEDLRLLSFTPSREVCGKRISSHDDRFLLHLAEKTGGVIVTNDNMRDFVKQSDAWRQIIQERLLQFTFVGDHFMIPDDPLGRFGPSLEHFLHKDSQLSPMADLQVIPMTYSQTLPSATHGPFPSQPRQPSHWPHSGPPDWHPPRPSSSPPPSQRSPLETTELKRKLYDIFPDHKQRIDSILNDNPYMRDLNALSGLLLG from the exons ATGTCAACAACGCGGCCCCTCCCAGGCATGAAGCGAAACACCGAGGTAAACTACTCCGTGCCGCCGGGGAGCAGCCACTCTCCGACCCCCAGCAGACACTCAGCGGAGCCCCTGACCGTGGACGAGTTCACAGTGCACGAGGACAGAGAGACTGAGTTAAAGTGCACGAAGCCTCGAGTCGAGAAAGTTTTCCAAGTAGCGTTTACAATCATCGGCCTGCTGGACCACACTGGAGCCCACGGGAGTAAAGATTCCAGACAGATCTGGCTTCAGCTGAAGGGGAAGAAAGAGGATGTGGCGAAAGCCAAG GAATTTGTGAAAGGACTGTGTGACCCAGAGCTCAAAAAGGAGGAGAGGTATCCAGTTGATATGCACTGCATCTTTGCGGGAGCTCGTGGCCTCTTTCTGGACCGGTTGCTACGAGACACCAGCGCAGAGGTCCATGTACTGGAGCCAGGGCGGCTGAGGCTTCTCGGGCGTGCCGAAGCCGTGGTGATGGCGCAGAGCCGCGTTCAGCAGTTCGTCACTCTTTTTCAAGAGAAACGCAGCTTGCCCGCTGACCGAGAGCCCTTGGTCAAGCGCACTTTTAAGACTTTTGTAGAAGAGCGGGCAGATAAGTACACTATGGAATTGCTACTTCTGCCCAGCCCCCTAAAGGAGGAGCTCCTGGGCTTGGTGCAGAGGCCCACTCAGACTGATGCTATTATAGACCTGGATCAGGACCGCTCTCAGACCAGCACTCCTGTCACAGAACTCTCTAATCGTATCCTTGGAGCTACTTTCGAGGATAGAACGGCCAGGCCCACACAAGACTTGGTGCTTAACGGACGGCCCACGCACAAAAGACGCTCATCAGAAAGTGAGCAGAGGGACACCAAGAGACAATACTCTCTGGAGAGGAGAGATGAAGAGCAGGACAGGGATAGGCAATATGAGGCCAGCCAGACACGGACCAAAACTCCTGCCAAAGGCACTCTACCACTGGAATCCATTGAGATTTTGGACGAAGGTGAGGCTGTGAGCCCAGAGACAAATCTGCGCTGCCTGGTGAACTTCTTTAGGAACATGGGCTACCAGCAAGAGGTGGTGGAGCGGGTGGTGAGGGAGACGGGGCAAACGGAGGACACTTACCTGCTGTTGGAGCGCATTGTTCAGGAGAGCCAGAGAAGCCCGGGCATGCAAGGAGTACAGTACACCTCAGGCTACGCAACTGATTCTTCTCCGTCTTTCAACACCAGCTCTATCTCCACCTCAACATCCACATATGCACAAGCTAAAGAGAAGGAGCGGTTGCAGGAGCGGGTGCAGGAGCGGGTGCAGGGCCGTGCTCTTACTGAGATCAAGTCCAAAGACAATATCAGGGTGCTCAGCACTAACGGCTTCAACCAGAAGAGGCAGCAGGCCATCATAGTTTTGGACGACGAGGAGGATGAAGACATAGGCAGAAAGTCTAGAACCGTGGGGCCGCTAGATCTCAAGTCTGACTCCAGGTTTGGTTACTTGGCGCGGGGTGGTTCTCAGACAGTGGGGCGCGTTCCTATGGAGACCGTAACCATGCTCCGCAGCTCATCACAAGGCCCTCCTGGTACAGAGACACGACCAAGCTGCTCCTACCAGACTATTGCTGGAAGGGTACTACTGCCTCACCCTGAGCCAACTGCACTTTCAAAACCCTTGCTTCTGACAGGGGTGTCTCGCTTTCAGCAGTCCTTACAGACACCATATAGGTTGGTCTTGCCGAATGAACCTGGCCGCCCCGAACTCCGACACATCATCATAGATGGCAGCAACGTGGCTATGGC ACATGGACTACATCGAATGTTTTCCTGTCGTGGGATCGCCATCGCAGTGGAGGCGTTTTGGCAGAGGGGGCATCGAGAGATTACAGTTTTTGTACCCCAGTGGAGGCAAAAGAAAGACCCAACAGTAACTG AGCCACACTTTCTTAATCAGCTTGAGGATTTGCGATTACTCTCCTTCACTCCTTCCAGAGAAGTGTGTGGAAAAAGGATCTCCTCACATGATGACAG GTTCCTACTTCATTTAGCAGAGAAGACAGGAGGCGTTATTGTCACCAATGACAACATGAGGGATTTTGTCAAACAGTCTGATGCCTGGAGGCAGATCATCCAGGAGAG ATTGCTTCAGTTCACCTTTGTTGGAGATCACTTCATGATCCCAGATGATCCTTTGGGAAGGTTTGGCCCTTCGTTAGAGCACTTCCTGCACAAGGATAGCCA ACTAAGTCCTATGGCAGACCTACAAGTCATTCCCATGACTTATTCCCAGACACTTCCATCAGCAACACACGGCCCTTTCCCCTCGCAGCCCAGACAGCCTTCCCATTGGCCGCATTCTGGCCCACCCGACTGGCACCCACCCCGACCGTCCTCCTCTCCTCCCCCTTCTCAGCGGTCACCCTTAGAAACCACAGAGCTCAAGAGGAAGTTATATGACATCTTCCCCGACCACAAGCAGCGCATCGACTCCATCCTCAATGATAACCCGTACATGAGAGACCTGAACGCACTGTCAGGCCTCCTGCTGGGCTGA